DNA from Paludisphaera mucosa:
CGTAGAGGACCTCGTGGTTCTCGCGACGGAGCGCCGCGCACGACTCCATGAGCAGGCTGAAGACCTCGCGTTGCTTCTCGGTCAGGTTGGCCGGCAGGTAGGCGTTCAGGTCGATGGCGAGCTGCTGCTCGTTCTGCTCCTGCCGCTCCAGGTCCTCGTAATAGATGAACTCGTCGCAGTTGTCGCGGAGCAGCTCCGAGGTCGAGCCCTTCATCCCCAGGCCGATGACGTGCTTGCCGTTCTCCTTGAGCTTGGAGACCAGCGGGGAGAAGTCGGAGTCGCCCGAGACGATCACGAAGGTGTCGACGTGGGGCTTGCTCCAGGCCAGGTCCATCGCGTCGACGACCAGGCGGATGTCGGCCGAGTTCTTGCCCGTCTGCGAGCGCTTGGGGATCTCGATCAGCTCGATCGCCGACTCGTGGAAGGGGGCCGTGTAGTTGGGGTATCGGCTCCAGTCGGCGTACGACTTCTTGACGATCAGCTTTCCCTTTTCGACCAGCCGCTCGAGCACCTTCTGGACGTCGAACTTGACCTTGCGCTGGCTCTGGAAACCCATCGCCAGGTTCTCCAGGTCGATGAAGACGGCCAGGCTGCGTTCTCTCTCGTGTTCGGATTTTGACATGGATGGCGACGCTCGCGACCTGCGACGTAGGGGATCGGAACCGGCGGGCCCTCCGCGACCCCCCGGCCCACCGGCCGCCCGAGAATCGTCCGTCCCGCCTAGACCGGCGCATGTTACGGCAATCCCGGCCCGGCCTCAACCCGACGACGCGGAATCGAGCGGCCGGGACGGGCCCCGCGGCGTCGCTTTGCGATTCTTGCGTGATAGCGCGAACATAGGAAATCAAAACGATATGAATCCCACCGCGACGGCGATCAATCCCCAGCTGCGTCCCCTTGAACGGAGGACGCGGAGGTCTGCGGTAGCTGGAGTTCCTCGGGCATGAAGCCAGATCAAACATCAACGTGTTTTTTGCACGCATCAGCGTGAGGCCTCTCGATCGCCGAGGTTCCTGGAGGAAAAGATGGGTCGCGAAGAATCTTCGGGGTTTGCGACCTAGGCTGTGGAAAAGGCAGGTTGCAAAGCGTAGATTGATTACGCCTGGGAATTCTAGGTCGACTGAAGACTTTGGATGAACGGGGACCTTGATGGCGGCCGGGAAAACAAGGAGGATTTCTCGCTCATGACACCTGAAAAAGGGATTTGAAAAACCTCTCTAACTTGGCACAGGGAGACGTTCAGAATGAGAGTCGATCGGGCAGTGTTCCGCCGCCTTTCGCTGGCGGGACTGGTCTTGGGTCTGAGCATGGCTCGCGCGGTGAGCGCGACCGAGGAGCCGACGGCGTCGGCCCAGGCGCCCGTCGCGACTGGTCAGGCCGCCGCGGCCGCCGCGACCACGACGGTCCTGGTGCCGCAGACCCAGGTGACCTACGAGACCGTGTATGACGTCCAGAGCGTCCAGGTCCCGGTGACGGTCAACCAGACCCAGTACAAGACCGAGTACCGCACCCAGACCGTCCCGGTCACGCGGACGGTCGTCGAGAACGTCCCGGTGACGGTCAACTCGACCCAGTACAAGACCGAATACCGCACCCAGACCGTGCCGGTCACGCGGACGGTCGTCGAGAACGTCCCGGTCACCGTCAACCAGACCCAGTACAAGACCGAGTACCGCACCCAGACCGTCCCGGTCACGCGGACGGTCGTCGAGAACGTCCCGGTCACCGTCAACCAGACCCAGTACAAGACCGAGTACCGCACCCAGACCGTCCCGGTCACGCGGACGGTCGTCGAGAACGTCCCGGTCACCGTCAATCAGACCCAGTACAAGACCGAGATGCGGACCCAGACCGTGCCCGTCACGCGGACCGTGGTCGAGAACGTCCCGGTCACCGTCAATCAGACCCAGTACAAGACCGAGCTGCGCAGCCAGACCGTGCCGGTCACCCGGACCGTCGCCGAGGTCGTCAACGTCCAGCAGGTCTACACGGTCAACGTCCCCAAGCAGCAGACCGTCAACCAGACCGTGACCAAGACCGTCTACAACCCGGTGACGACGACCCAGCAGCAGCAGCAGTACGTGACCGTCCTCAAGCCGGTCGTCAAGACGGTGCTCCAGCCCCAGACGAAGACGGTCATGACCTCGCAGGTCCAGACCAGCTACGTCAACCAGACCTACACCGAGAACGTCCCGGTCACGACCAATCGCCAGGTCGTCGAGGAGACGGGCGGCTACCAGACCCGCACCGTCCCGGTCTACACCGCGGCCGCCCCGGCCGTCGACGCCTGCGGCAACCCGGTCGGGGCCGCCATCGGCGGCGGGGCCGGCGGCTGCGGCCACAAGTGCGGCCATAAGCTGAGCCTCGGCAGGGGCTGCGGCCACTGCGGCGGCCACGGCAGCGCGGGCCTCTTCGGCGGCGTCCTCGGCGGCGGCGCCGCCCCGGTCGCGACGGCCGGCGGCTGCAACGTCTCCTACACCACCGAGCAGGTCTACGTCTCCCGCCCCGTGGTCCGTCTCATCCCCGAGACGACCTACGTCCCCCAGACCCGGACCCAGTCGGTCCCCGTCCAGAGCGTCATCCAGGTCCCCACGACGACGACCGAGATGGTCCCGGTGAGCGTCACCGAGAACGTCCCGACCCAGGAAGTCCGGACCATCAGCGTCCCGGTCACCACGATGCAGGCTTCGCAGGTCAGCGAGACGGTCCCCGTCACGACGACCGTCTACGTCGCCGAGCAGCGCACCCAGACCGTGCCCACCACGCAGTACAAGCAGGTGACCGAGAACGTCACGCAGCAGGTCGCTGTGCAGGTGCCGTACACGGTGCCCGTCACGACCTACCAGCAGCAGGCCAAGCAGGTGACCGAGAACACGACGCAGCAGTACGCCGTGCAGGTGCCGTACACGGTGCCCGTCACGACCTACCAGCAGCAGTCGAAGCAGGTCGTCGAGAACACGACGCAGCAGTATGCCGTCCAGGTCCCCTACACGGTGCCCGTCACATCGTACCAGCAGCAGTCGCGCCAGGTGACCGAGAACACGACGCAGCAGTACGCCGTGCAGGTGCCGTACACGGTGCCCGTCACGACCTACCAGCAGCAGTCGAAGCAGGTCGTCGAGAACACGACGCAGCAGTACGCCGTCCAGGTGCCGTACACGGTGCCCGTCACGACCTACCAGACCCAGCAGACGCAGGTCGCCCGCCAGGTGCCGGTCTCGCGTCAGGTGCTCGTCCCGGTGACCGTCCCCGCGCCCGCCCCGGCCCCCGCCGCGGCCCCGGCCGCCTCGCCGCAGGCCTCGCGCGACGCCAAGAAGACCGTCCGCTGATCCAGGCTGGAAACTGAGTCGGATCCAACAAAACGCGCGGGGGAGGCCTCCTCCCCCGCGCGTTTCTGCGTTTCGAAACGGCCAGCGGGATGCACAGCCCCAAAATCCTCTCGACATCCGACTCGAAACGTGGGAAATCCCTGACGGCTCGCCACGAGGCCGTTGTGAGGCCCGTGGTTCGGTGCGAACCATTTCCAGGAGGTTGGGGATGACGCTCAGACTTCTCGCCGCAATCGCGATGATCGCCTCATGCTCGTCGGCCGCGTGGAGCGACGAGGACAAGAAAGATACTCTCGAGGGCACCTGGCTGGCGTCGAAGGCCGAACTCGGCGGGACGGCGTTGCCCGAAGAATTCTTGAAGGCCATCAAGCTGGACGTGAAGGGCGAGAATTACACGGTGACCCTCGGCCCGCAGACGGACAAGGGGACCTGCAAGCTGGACCCGGCCGCGAAGCCCAAGGCGGTGGACATCACCGGCGTCGACGGCCCCAACAAGGGCAAGACGATCCTGGCCATCTACGAACGCGACGGCGACACCCTGCGGATCTGCTACGAACTCGGCGCCAAGGGCCGTCCGACCGAATTCAAGACCACGACGGGGTCTCGCCTGTTCCTGGCCGAGTACCAGCTGCAGAAGCCCTGAAAGGCCGGGGCGGAGCGGGGGACGCTCAGTCCACCGACCAGCGCCGAGGGGGCGTGACCTCGAATCGCCCCTTGGGCGGGGCGAAGCGGACGCCGGTCTGCCAGAGCATGTCGGGCTGGTGCTTGGCGAGGAGGTACTTCATCACCACCTCGTCCGACGGGGGCATGCCCGGATCCTGGAAGACGACGCACAGGCGGCAGATCGCCCGCTTGGTCTCGACGTCCCAGACCTCGATCAGGCCGTGCGGCCGGCGCGGGATGCGGTAATACTTGTCGCCGTTGCGGACGGTGAGGCAGTCGAACTGGCAGAACTCGTGGAACTCGTCCGGCTCGACGACGTCGCGGACCAGCTCGGCGGCGACCAGCTCGGGGACGCCTTGCTGGTAGTCGGCGGCGTCGATGCGGATCGGCTCCTCGGAGGTCGCCTGGGGCTGGCTCTTGCCCTCGATGACCCGGAAGATCTCGTTCTCGACGAGCTTGGCGTAGCCCGACCGGAGGGCCTGGCTGGCGATCACCAGCTGAGTGAACGAGGAAGCCGCGGCGACGACCTCGTTGGCGAACGCGGCGGCCTCGCGCTGGAGCTTCTCCATCCAGTACCGGAGCATCTTCATCCGGTCGGATTCGGAGTAGCGATACCGCCGCGGGCCGACGTCGGGGATGGTCAGGTCGACCTCGCCCCGGCGGTTGTCGAACGTCTTGAGGACGCTGTCGTAGGCGGCCTCGCCGCGGACGAACCGCGCGGCCGCGTCGGCGTGATTCGTGGTCCGGACGCGGACGACGCGGTGCGTGGGCCGGGCGAGGAAGACGACCTCGCGGGCGTAGGGGTCCTGGGCGCAGCGCTCGTCGACGACGTCGATCTCCCAGCGCAGGTATCCGGTCCGGATCATCGCGACGGTTCCTCGACCGGCGGGGGCCGCTCCGCGCGGGCGTCTGTGGGGAAGACGTCCCGCGCCCGGCCGAGTGGGCCCCGCCCTCAGCCGCCCTGGACGGCGGGGACGATGAGGATCTCGGGGGCCGTGGCGTCGAACTGCTTGATCAGGCGGGTCTGTCCCGGGCCGTCGAGCCGGAAGGCCATGCGGCCGGGGGTGACGTGCTCGGCGAACTGCGCGGCGGCGGCCTCGACGGTCTCGGGCCGCTGCTTGTCCCACTCGGCGAGCATGAGGTCGCCGTGTCCGGTCTTGAGCAAGCGCAACTTGGCCATGACGGTTGATCCTCGATCGGTCCTGGCTGGCGGCCGTCCCTGTCTCCTTCGACTCCAACACAATCGTAGGCCGTCTGCAACCCGAACCCGCGAGGGGCCGGGCCTACGGTGGGCGGGGGTCGCCGGAACGGCCCCGCCCGCCGGATCATGCGTCCGCGGGGCGGGCCTCAGGCCTGCGCCGGGGCCGCCGCGGCCGCGGCGGCGGTCGCCGCCTTGGTCTTCTTCAGCGTCTCCGGCTTGGGCCGCTTCTTGCCGTACGTGCCCCGGGAAACCTTGCCGCGCCTGCTCCGCCTGTCGCCCTTGCCCATGATCGTCGTTCCCCCGGCGTCCCGCCGCCGGCCCTCGCGGGCGACGGCTCGGACGAGCCTCTTCGATTTTCGTTTGCGGTCGTGCGTTGGTACGATACAATCCATCCGACGTTTGTCGTTACGACGTCGAGTGGTTCGCGACGGGAAAGGAGCTGGTCCCATGCCCCGCCGCCGGGTCGGTCCCATGATAGCGACCTGCGTCCTGGCCGCCCACGTCGGTTGCGGGCGATCCACGCCGCCGGCCGGCGTGACGGTCGCCTCGCCGAAAGTCGCCTCGCCGTCGGGGGCCGTCGCGGCCAGGCCGGTCGTCGTCCCTCCGCCGAGGACGATCGCGATCGACCCGACGCTCTTTACGATAGCGGCCGAGGCCCCGGGCCTGCAACTCCTCGCGATCGAGAAGACGGCCGAAGGCGCGAAACACGATCTCTCCACCGGCCTTTCCTGGCGCGTCGAGCCGGCGGGAATCGCGGCGGTCGACGCGAACGGCTACGTCCGTCCCCTCGCCCCCGGCGCGGTCGAGGTCGTGGCCGCTTCCGACGGCGTCGAGGCCCGCGCCCGGGTCGTCGTCGAGCCCCGAACGGCTCGTTCCTGGGACTTCGCGCAGGACGTCGAGCCGATCCTGACGAAGGCCGGTTGCAACACCGGCGGTTGCCACGGCAAGGCCGACGGCCAGAACGGCTTCCACCTGTCCCTCTTCGGCTACGACCCCGACGGCGACCAGGTCGCACTGGCGCGCGACGCCGGCCAGCGGCGCGTCTCTCCCTTCGACCCCGAGCGCAGCCTGGTCGTCTTGAAGGCGATCGGCGAGGCCCCCCACGGCGGCGGCCGACGGCTGGCGGTCGGGTCGTCGGAGTATCAGACGCTCGTCGAGTGGATCCGCGCCGGCGCGCCGCGAACCCTCGGGCCGCCCCGGGCGGCGGTCGCCAGGCTGGTGATCGAACCCTCGTCCGCCATGATGTCCGAGCCCGGGCGCCGGCAGTTGCGGGTGATCGCCGAGCACGCCGACGGCGGGCGTCGCGACGTGACGCGACAGGCGATCTACAAGACCCTCGACGACTCCACCGCCGTGGTCGACGCCCAGGGCCGGGCCGAACTGCTCCACCGCGGCGAGGCCGACCTGGTCGTCCGGCTCGGCCCGCTGGTGGAGACGTTCCGGCTCTCCGCCCCGGTCAATCCCGACCTGACGTTCGATTTCGCGAAGCTCCCGCGGACGAACCTGATCGACGAGCAACTGTTCAAGCGGTTGCAGGCCCTGAAGGTCCCGCCTAGCCCGCCGGCGACCGACGCGGCCTTCTTGCGACGCGTCTCGCTGGATTTGACGGGGAGCACGCCATCGCCCGAGGAGGTGCGCCGCTTCCTGGCCGACGCCGACCCCGAGAAGCGGTCGAAGCTCGTCGACAGTCTGCTGAAGCGCCCGGAGTTCGTCCAGTTCTGGCGGATCAAGTTCGGCGACCTGTTGCAGATCAGCGCGGCACGCCAAGGGAACGGGGCTTACCGCTATCAGGAATGGCTCGACGCCCGGCTGATCGACCACACCCCCTGGGACTTGGTCGTCCGAAAACTGTTGACCGCCCTCGGCGACCCGAACGACCAGGAGTCGGGGGGGCCGGTCAACTACGCGGTCGACGCCCTCGAGCCGACGATCGCCGCCGAGCAGACAGCCCAGCGCTTCCTGGGACTCCGGATGCGCTGCGCCCAGTGTCACGACCATCCCTTCGACGTCTGGACGCAGGATGATTACTACGGCCTCGCCGCCTTCTTCGCCCGCGTCCAGCGGACGGGGCAGGGGATGGGCGGGATGATGATGGCGAGCCGGACGGGGATCAGCGTCAATCCGGCCGGGTTCGTAAATCACCTCCGAACAGGCAGGCCCGTCGCGCCGCGGCTGCTCGACGGCAAGCCGGCGACGATCGCCGAGGGCGGCGATCCTCGGGTCGCGCTGGCGGACTGGATCACCTCGAAGGACAACCCCTATTTCGCCCGCGCGACGGTCAACTGGGTCTGGTCGCAATTCTTCGGCAAGGGGATCGTCGACCCCGCCGACGACCTGAGCCGGGCGAACCCGCCGGTCCACCCCGAGCTGCTCGACGCCCTGGCCGCGCGGTTCGTCGAACGGAAGTACGACCTCCGCGACCTGATCCGGACGGTCGCGACCTCGCAGGCGTACGGCCTCTCGTCGGCCACCGTGGCCGGCAACGAGAAGGACGCGCGGTGGTTCTCGCACCACACGCCCCGGCCGCTCTCGGCCCACCAGATGGCCGACGCCCTGGCGCAGGCGACGGACGTCCCCAATCGCTTCCCGGGCGCATCGGCGACCCGGCGGGCGATCCGCGTGACCGACCCCGGCGTCGCGAGCCCGATCCTGGACACGTTCGGCCGCTGTCCGCGGACGACCGCCTGCGCCTCGGTGCAGACCGCGCCGCTGAGCCTCAAGCAATCGCTGCTGTTGATCGGCGGCGACGTCATCGAGAGCAAGGTGGGGAGCCTCAACGGCTACCTGGCGGCGGCGCTCAAGCTGGAGCTGGAGCCCGAGGAGCTGGTGGAGAACCTCTACTTCCGCACGCTCTGCCGGCCGCCCACCTCGGAGGAGTCGTCGCGGTGGACGGCCGAGCTGAAGCAGGCCTCCTCGATCAACGAGGCGGCCCAGGACCTCTTCTGGGCGCTCCTCAACTCGCGGGAATTCGCGTTCAATCATTGATCCTTCGGTCGTCCCCGGTCGGAGACTCGCCATGCCGTCGAAATCGCGAATCATCGCCTGCTCGGGCCCCTCGCGGCGCGCGATCCTGAAGGCCGGCGCGCTCGGATTCCTGGGCCTGGGTCTCGACGAGGCGTTCCGCCTGCGGGCGCTCGGCGAAGGGCCGTCGACCAAACCGGCCGCCGCGCGCAACTGCATCCTGATCTGGCTCGCGGGGGGCGCGTCGCACATCGATACGTTCGACCCCAAGCCCGACGCGCCCGCCGACGTCCGCGGCGACTTCAAGCCGATCGCCACGTCGGTCGCCGGCGTGCAGGTCAGCGAGGTGCTGCCGAACCTGGCCAGGATCCTCGACCGGGTCACGCTGATCCGCAGCATGACCTCGCCCGAGTCCGACCACGACCGGGCCTCGCACCACCTGCTGACGGGCTATCGGCCCTCGCCGGCCCAGGTCTACCCCAGCTACGGCAGCGTCGTCTCCAAGTGGCGCGAGGCGAGCCGGGGCCTCTTGCCGCCGTACGTCGCCGTCCCCGATCCGCCTTCGTCGTCGATGAGCGGGTACCTGACGCCGGCGTACGACCCGTTCGCGGTCTCGGGCGACCCGAACCAGGAGAACTTCCGCGTCAGCAACCTTTCTCCGCCCGACAAGCTGACGCTCGAACGCCTGCTGCGACGCCGGGCGATGGTCAAGAGCCTCGACGACTTCGCGCGCGACGTCCCGCCCACCCCGCTGACGCGCAGCCGCGACCAGTTCGCCGACCAGGCCTACAGCCTGATGACGTCGAGCGCGGCCCAGGCGGCGTTCCGGCTGGGGGACGAGTCGGCCGACGTTCGCACCCGCTACGGCCGCAACACGTTCGGCCAGTCGTGCCTGCTGGCCCGACGGCTCGTCGAGGCCGGCGTCTCGTTCGTCACGGTCAACGATCGCGGCCCCGGCCCGCTGGGCTGGGACACCCACGCGCAGAACTTCCCGATGATCAAGGACACGCTGGCCCCGGCGCTCGACCAGGGCCTCGCCGCCCTGATCGCCGATCTCGGGGAACGCGGCCTGCTCGACGACACGCTCGTCGTGATGATGGGCGAGTTCGGCCGCACGCCCAAGATCAACGCCAACGCCGGCCGCGACCATCACGGCCGCGCCAACAGCGTGCTGCTGGCCGGGGCGGGCATTCCCGCGGGGCTCGTCCTCGGCAAGACCGACGCGAACGGCGACTCGCCGACCGAACGCCCCGTCACGCCGGCCGACCTGGCGAGCGTGCTCTATACCAAGCTCGGGATCGACCCCGAGCACAAGTACGAGGCCCCCGACGGCCGGCCGATCCGGCTCGTCGAGGGCGCGACGCCGCCCCGGGAATTGCTCTGAACCGGGGCGGCGGAGGGTTCGAGGAGGTCAGGCCGTCGCGGAGCAGCAGGCGCGGCAGGCCCGCTCGCACTCGCGGCAGATCTCGGCGCACTTCTTCATCATCTCGCCCTGGCCCTTGTCGCAGGCCGCGGCGCAGTCGCGACAGGCGTCGGCGCAGGCCTTGTGGGCGTGCATCGCCAGGAGGCTGTGACGCGCCATCAGCGTGACGGCCTGGACGCAGAATGTCTGGCAGTCGTTGGTGATCGCGGCCACCTTGGCGTGCAGGTCGCGATTCTCGGTGGCGTCCTTCCCCAGCTCCATCAGGCAGTGGGCGGAAGTCATGTCGCAGATCATGGCGCACTCGCCCATGGTCTTCATGTGGGCGTGGTGCTCCTTCTTCTTCTCGTCCTGATCGTCGGCCCTCGCCGACCCGGTCATCATCAGGCCGGCCGCCCCGGCGCCCATCACGGTCAGAAGCTCGCGACGTACCATGATCCGTCCTCCTCGTTGTCGTGCAGGGATCTCGAACGCAAGGACAGGGGCGAGCAAGGTGGACGCCCCGATCGGAGGAGCCAGGCAAAACCAGCGCCAAAGCGACCGATTCGGCGGGGTTGTGGGGCGATCGCCGAGAAGCCATGATGAGGCCATGGAGGCCGCGAGCGGCCCGATCCCACCGCGAGAGGACGGCTCATGCCGATCGATGACGCGTCGGAAATCCCGGAATGGCGCAGCCTCGTCGACTCGCCCGAAGTCGATTGGAACGCCGTCGCCACCAACGCCGAAGGGCCGTCGGGCGCCCTGCCGCTGACCGACGAGATGCTCCGGCTCTGGCCGTCCGGCGACCTCTTCGGGCTCTCGCAGAACGCCGGCATGGGCTGGACGCCGTCGGAAACGGCCCGCGACCCCTATCTGATTCTGAGCACCCAGGGAGGCCTCCGCGCCGCCGACGGCTCGCCGATCGCGCTAGGCTATCACACGGGCCACTGGGAGATCGGCCTGCTGGTGAAGGAGGCCGCGGAGGAGCTGAAGCGCCTCGGGACGGTCCCCTTCGCGGCCATGGTCTCCGACCCCTGCGACGGCCGCTCGCAGGGGACGACGGGGATGATGGACAGCCTACCGTTCCGCAACGACGCGGCGATCGTCTTCCGCCGCCTGATCCGTTCGCTGCCGCTGCGGAAGGGCGTCCTGGGGGTCGCGACCTGCGACAAGGGGCTGCCGGCCATGATGCTGGCGCTCGCGGGGATGCCTCGGCTGCCTTCGGTGCTGGTCCCGGGCGGCGTCACGCTGCCGCCCCGGGTCGGCGAGGACGCGGGCAAGATCCAGACCATCGGCGCGCGCTACGCCCACGGCGAGATCGACCTGCAGGCCGCCGCCGACGCCGGCTGTCGCGCCTGCGCCAGCCCCGGCGGCGGCTGCCAGTTTTTGGGGACCGCCGCGACGGCCCAGGTCGTCGGCGAGGCGCTCGGGATGTCGCTGCCGCACTCGGCGCTCGCCCCCTCGGGCCAGCCCGTCTGGCTCGACATGGCGCGGCGGTCGGCTCGCGCGCTCGTCGGGCTCGCCCGCCACGGCCTGACGTCGCGGCACGTCGTGACCGACGCGGCCGTCCGCAACGCCATGATCGTGCACGCGGCGTTCGGAGGCTCGACGAACCTGCTGCTGCACATCCCGGCGATCGCCCACGCCGCGGGCCTCCGCCGGCCGGACGTCGGCGACTGGCACGAGATCAACACCCGCGTCCCCCGGCTGGTCAGCGTCCTGCCCAACGGGCCGATCCACCACCCGACCGTCCGCGTCTTCCTGGCGGGGGGCGTCCCCGAGGTCATGCTGCACCTGCGCGGGCTCGGGCTGCTCGACGAGACGGTCCTCACCGCCTCGGGGACGACCCTGGGACGGCTTCTGGACTGGTGGCGGGCGAGCGAGCGGCGCAAGCGTTCGCGGGATCGGCTGTATCAGGAGGACGGGGTCGACCCGGACGACGTCGTCATGAGCCCCGCGCGGGCGCTGGAGCGCGGCCTCACGAGCACCGTGACCTTCCCTCGCGGCAACCTCGCGCCGCACGGGTCGATCATCAAGAGCACGGCCATCGACCCGGGCGTGGTCGACGCCGACGGCGTCTACCGCAAGCTCGGGCCCACGCGGGTGTTCACGCGAGAGCACGACGCGGTCGCGGCGATCAAGGGGCAGGCCGAGGTCCCGATCCGCGCGGGGGACGTCGTCGTCCTCATCGGCCGCGGCCCCCTGGGGGCGGGGATGGAGGAAATCTACCAGGTGACGTCGGCGCTGAAGCACCTGCCGTTCGGCAAGGAGGTCGCCGTCCTGACCGACGCCCGGTTCTCGGGGGTCTCGACCGGGGCCTGCATCGGCCACGTCAGCCCCGAGGCGCTCGCCGGCGGGCCGCTGGGCAAGGTCCGCGACGGCGACCTGATCCGGATCGTCGTCGATCGGGTCAAGCTCGAAGGGACCGTCGACATGGTCGGGGACGAAGGGGTGGACGTCGGGGCGGGGGAGGGGGGGCGGATCCTCGCCGGGCGATCGACGCACCCGTTGCTCTCGCCGGATCCCGACCTTCCCGACGACGCACGGCTCTGGGCGGCCCTCCAGGAGGTCTCGGGCGGGGTCTGGGGCGGCTGCGTCTACGACGTCGACGCGATCCTCGCGGCGCTCCGGCGCGGGATGGCTCCAAGTTCGAAGGCCGATTCGGCCGATGATGTCGGTAGAAAGGTGTGAGACGGGCGATCGAACGGGGCTGGTGGGGCGTCAAGGGAATTTCGGGCGAATCCGGAAATTCCTCACAGACCATGCGGGCCTCGAACGATAACTAGTCCACATGGACCGGTCGCGATGAGGAAGTCGCCGGACGATCGGTCGGCTCCGCTCGAACAGGATAGCGATCCCGGCGCCAGTAGGTCGGTGCGGCTGGAACGCCCGCCGGCGTGTTCGCGCACGTTCCCAAGGAGGGGATAAGACCATGTTCCAATCCGCGCGGCACCTGAGCCATAAGACCCCGCGCTGGGTTCGCGGCCTTGCCATGGGTGCCCTTACGGCCGCACTCTGCACCACGCACGTCGGCTGCGGCCTGTCGTACGTCTTCCGCAACATCTCGCCGCTGCACCCGACCGGCTGGTCGTTCGCCTGGCCGATCTTCGCGTCGCAGTCGCAACGCCTCGAAGCGGACATGGAGCGCGAGGAGGTCGACGGCCGCGTCCCGATCCTCGACCCGATCCCGGGCGACTTCGCCCCCGCCGCCTGCCTCGACCCGCCCAGCGAGGACGAGGTCTGGAACAAGGTGCCGAAGTTCAAGAACGGCTCGCCCGTCTTCTACGAGACCCAGCGGAACAACGTCCGCTTCCTGATCGAGAAGATCGGCGAGAAGGTCGACCCCTGCCGCGTCTACCCGCTGGCCGGGCCCTGCCAGCTCGTCCACTGCCACTACAAGTGCACGGTGTACTACGACGAGCTGTACTGGGCCGACTACCCGATCCCGTTCAACCACGTGGATCACAAGGTCGAGGTCGTCTACATTGACAAGGACCACCTCCGTCGCTGTGCGGGCCCGCCGGCCATCGACGCCCCGCCCGCCGTGCTTCCGGTCAACCCGTCGACCGGCGCCTCGATGAGCCCGAACTGAGCCGACGGCCGACCTGATCGCGACCGATTCCCGAGCTTCGAGCCGGCGTCCCGAGCGTAAAGCGTGGGACGTCGGCTCTTTTTGTTGCCCGAGTGAACCGTCGAGTCGCCTTTTTTGGATCCCCGGCGTCACACGATGCCTGGGTGCAACGAATCTAGAGCGTGTGGATCGAGTGCGACGAAGAGGTCGCGGTTCCACGACGGGAGCCCAGGAAGGTCGATCTTTCCCAACGCCGGGCACGGGACCACCGCATCCGCGGCCGCTGCATCGACGTGCCGACTTGGACCCACACCTTCGAATAGAGGAGCGACATCGTGAGGACTTACCAAGCTCACCGTAATCGTTCCGACAGTTGGCCCGCGAGGACGGATCGCCTAGGTTCTATTCCGGACGAGTGGCGGCCGAGCCCGCCGCACAGTCAGTTGAAGGGTGGGACGATTCCGCACGCGGCGGGTGCTCCTCAGCCGGGAGCCAAGGAGTTCGGGACAATGAAACCTCCGGTCCGAATCGTCTGCCGGGGATGCTTGCGGAGCGTCGAGGTGGAGACCGAAGAACTGGCGCCGCCTCTCGCCACCTGCCCCTTCTGCGGCCAGGCCCTCGACAGTCGGCAGGGCATGAGCGCGCCGACCAATCGCCACGAGGATCCGGCCTCGTCGGACGAGGCCCCCCGGGCCGGCCGTGGCGTGACGTCGGAATGGGTCGCCACCTGGAGCCGGGGCTCGC
Protein-coding regions in this window:
- a CDS encoding YjhG/YagF family D-xylonate dehydratase; amino-acid sequence: MPIDDASEIPEWRSLVDSPEVDWNAVATNAEGPSGALPLTDEMLRLWPSGDLFGLSQNAGMGWTPSETARDPYLILSTQGGLRAADGSPIALGYHTGHWEIGLLVKEAAEELKRLGTVPFAAMVSDPCDGRSQGTTGMMDSLPFRNDAAIVFRRLIRSLPLRKGVLGVATCDKGLPAMMLALAGMPRLPSVLVPGGVTLPPRVGEDAGKIQTIGARYAHGEIDLQAAADAGCRACASPGGGCQFLGTAATAQVVGEALGMSLPHSALAPSGQPVWLDMARRSARALVGLARHGLTSRHVVTDAAVRNAMIVHAAFGGSTNLLLHIPAIAHAAGLRRPDVGDWHEINTRVPRLVSVLPNGPIHHPTVRVFLAGGVPEVMLHLRGLGLLDETVLTASGTTLGRLLDWWRASERRKRSRDRLYQEDGVDPDDVVMSPARALERGLTSTVTFPRGNLAPHGSIIKSTAIDPGVVDADGVYRKLGPTRVFTREHDAVAAIKGQAEVPIRAGDVVVLIGRGPLGAGMEEIYQVTSALKHLPFGKEVAVLTDARFSGVSTGACIGHVSPEALAGGPLGKVRDGDLIRIVVDRVKLEGTVDMVGDEGVDVGAGEGGRILAGRSTHPLLSPDPDLPDDARLWAALQEVSGGVWGGCVYDVDAILAALRRGMAPSSKADSADDVGRKV